Proteins found in one Choristoneura fumiferana chromosome 16, NRCan_CFum_1, whole genome shotgun sequence genomic segment:
- the LOC141436472 gene encoding protein TAPT1 homolog isoform X1: MIVKHEDSQGLTKKLRFKPVSADNNFDSKGAKDMKNKDGKSASLFAFLHVELTRGYMLEHDEERFSARREKVYSFIKIPQELEKFMAYGFFQCADSLLFVYTFLPLRFFMAFWSFLSRLFRRCFGMNSHQWKSILKPAETCDVLKGFILLVCSVLMCYIDTNMMYHLVKSQSVMKLYIFFNMLEVGDRLFSAFGQDTIDALFWTATEPRDRRREHLGVIPHLLFAMIYVFLHSLLVLFQATTLNVAFNSNNKSLLIIMMTNNFVELKGSVFKKFDKNNLFQVSCSDVRERLHLSVLLFIVVLQTMKEYMWKEERFWILAPDCVLVLTFEVIIDWVKHAFITSRFNEIPFGVYREYTVSLAYDVAQTRQKHAFSDHSDLVARRMGFIPLPLGVVITRVLVHAVKIDGFAAILLILIAYVSLISIRVLVSIVILGKACDLISQHQTDKSDSLHTTPKKEQKDLIPKEVPCTYNFKTPEKEVPPVKKTVQLKFEEPEDVISEPLLDTSVGAAAIFSNSAIDLNGVCYLNDKMTAQPKQEPQDFLESDLGDLSQSAPDIKAAAAAAAAPAPADRPSSPDAEGRIKRRSESEPNLAKVDDYEEAS; this comes from the exons ATGATCGTGAAACATGAGGATTCACAAGGGCTCACTAAAAAGTTACGCTTTAAACCAGTGTCTGCGGACAATAACTTTGATTCTAAAGGTGCGAAAGATATGAAGAACAAAG ATGGTAAATCGGCTTCTTTATTTGCTTTTCTACATGTTGAGTTGACGAGAGGCTACATGCTAGAGCACGATGAGGAGCGGTTCTCAGCGCGGCGCGAGAAGGTGTACTCTTTCATCAAGATTCCTCAGGAACTGGAAAAGTTCATGGCCTATGGGTTCTTCCAATGCGCAGACTCCCTGTTGTTTGTGTATACTTTTTTGCCATTACGGTTTTTCATGGCATTTTGGTCTTTCTTAAGCAGACTGTTCAGAAGGTGCTTTGG AATGAATTCACATCAGTGGAAGAGCATTTTAAAACCAGCAGAAACCTGTGATGTGTTGAAAGgatttattttgttagtttGCAGTGTTCTTATGTGTTACATAGACACTAATATGATGTATCATTTAGTAAAGAGTCAAAGTGTCATGAagttgtacatattttttaatatgttggAGGTTGGAGACAGGTTGTTCTCAGCCTTTGGGCAAGACACAATAGATGCATTGTTCTGGACGGCCACTGAGCCAAGGGATAGAAGAAGGGAACACTTGGGAGTCATACCACATTTATTGTTTGCTATGATTTATGTCT tcctTCACAGCTTATTAGTGTTGTTCCAAGCGACAACACTCAATGTAGCTTTCAATTCTAATAACAAGAGCCTCTTGATAATTATGATGACTAATAAT TTTGTAGAGCTAAAGGGCAGCGTTTTTAAGAAGTTTGACAAGAACAATCTATTCCAAGTATCATGCAGCGATGTGAGGGAACGCCTGCACTTGTCAGTTCTGCTGTTCATAGTGGTGCTGCAAACTATGAAGGAGTACATGTGGAAGGAGGAACGATTCTGGATACTGGCTCCCGACTGTGTCCTTGTACTGACCTTTGAGGTCATTATTGATTGGGTGAAGCATGCTTTTATAACCAG CAGGTTCAATGAGATTCCATTTGGAGTGTACAGAGAGTATACAGTGAGTTTGGCGTACGACGTCGCGCAAACTCGGCAAAAGCACGCATTCAGTGACCATTCGGATCTCGTTGCTCGCAGAATGGGCTTCATCCCTTTACCCTTAGGGGTCGTCATTACGAGAGTTTTAGTACATGCCGTTAAAATTGACGG ATTTGCGGCTATCCTCCTAATATTAATAGCGTATGTATCCCTGATTTCAATACGAGTGCTCGTATCCATCGTGATACTGGGCAAAGCTTGCGACTTGATCTCGCAACACCAGACCGATAAAAGCGACAGCCTCCATACTACgccaaaaaa AGAGCAAAAAGATTTGATTCCTAAGGAAGTTCCTTGCACCTACAACTTTAAGACCCCTGAAAAGGAAGTGCCACCAGTTAAGAAAACAGTTCAGCTGAAGTTTGAAGAACCTGAAGATGTTATT AGCGAGCCCTTGCTGGACACATCGGTGGGTGCGGCGGCCATATTTTCGAACAGCGCGATCGACCTCAACGGCGTCTGTTACCTCAACGACAAAATGACTGCGCAGCCCAAACAGGAGCCCCAGGACTTCCTAGAATCTGATCTG GGTGACTTAAGTCAAAGCGCGCCAGATATCAaagcggcagcggcggcggcggcggcgccggctcCGGCGGACCGGCCAAGCTCGCCAGACGCCGAAGGCCGCATCAAACGCCGCTCCGAGTCCGAACCCAACCTGGCTAAAGTTGACGACTACGAAGAAGCGTCGTAA
- the LOC141436472 gene encoding protein TAPT1 homolog isoform X2, with the protein MIVKHEDSQGLTKKLRFKPVSADNNFDSKGAKDMKNKDGKSASLFAFLHVELTRGYMLEHDEERFSARREKVYSFIKIPQELEKFMAYGFFQCADSLLFVYTFLPLRFFMAFWSFLSRLFRRCFGMNSHQWKSILKPAETCDVLKGFILLVCSVLMCYIDTNMMYHLVKSQSVMKLYIFFNMLEVGDRLFSAFGQDTIDALFWTATEPRDRRREHLGVIPHLLFAMIYVFLHSLLVLFQATTLNVAFNSNNKSLLIIMMTNNFVELKGSVFKKFDKNNLFQVSCSDVRERLHLSVLLFIVVLQTMKEYMWKEERFWILAPDCVLVLTFEVIIDWVKHAFITRFNEIPFGVYREYTVSLAYDVAQTRQKHAFSDHSDLVARRMGFIPLPLGVVITRVLVHAVKIDGFAAILLILIAYVSLISIRVLVSIVILGKACDLISQHQTDKSDSLHTTPKKEQKDLIPKEVPCTYNFKTPEKEVPPVKKTVQLKFEEPEDVISEPLLDTSVGAAAIFSNSAIDLNGVCYLNDKMTAQPKQEPQDFLESDLGDLSQSAPDIKAAAAAAAAPAPADRPSSPDAEGRIKRRSESEPNLAKVDDYEEAS; encoded by the exons ATGATCGTGAAACATGAGGATTCACAAGGGCTCACTAAAAAGTTACGCTTTAAACCAGTGTCTGCGGACAATAACTTTGATTCTAAAGGTGCGAAAGATATGAAGAACAAAG ATGGTAAATCGGCTTCTTTATTTGCTTTTCTACATGTTGAGTTGACGAGAGGCTACATGCTAGAGCACGATGAGGAGCGGTTCTCAGCGCGGCGCGAGAAGGTGTACTCTTTCATCAAGATTCCTCAGGAACTGGAAAAGTTCATGGCCTATGGGTTCTTCCAATGCGCAGACTCCCTGTTGTTTGTGTATACTTTTTTGCCATTACGGTTTTTCATGGCATTTTGGTCTTTCTTAAGCAGACTGTTCAGAAGGTGCTTTGG AATGAATTCACATCAGTGGAAGAGCATTTTAAAACCAGCAGAAACCTGTGATGTGTTGAAAGgatttattttgttagtttGCAGTGTTCTTATGTGTTACATAGACACTAATATGATGTATCATTTAGTAAAGAGTCAAAGTGTCATGAagttgtacatattttttaatatgttggAGGTTGGAGACAGGTTGTTCTCAGCCTTTGGGCAAGACACAATAGATGCATTGTTCTGGACGGCCACTGAGCCAAGGGATAGAAGAAGGGAACACTTGGGAGTCATACCACATTTATTGTTTGCTATGATTTATGTCT tcctTCACAGCTTATTAGTGTTGTTCCAAGCGACAACACTCAATGTAGCTTTCAATTCTAATAACAAGAGCCTCTTGATAATTATGATGACTAATAAT TTTGTAGAGCTAAAGGGCAGCGTTTTTAAGAAGTTTGACAAGAACAATCTATTCCAAGTATCATGCAGCGATGTGAGGGAACGCCTGCACTTGTCAGTTCTGCTGTTCATAGTGGTGCTGCAAACTATGAAGGAGTACATGTGGAAGGAGGAACGATTCTGGATACTGGCTCCCGACTGTGTCCTTGTACTGACCTTTGAGGTCATTATTGATTGGGTGAAGCATGCTTTTATAACCAG GTTCAATGAGATTCCATTTGGAGTGTACAGAGAGTATACAGTGAGTTTGGCGTACGACGTCGCGCAAACTCGGCAAAAGCACGCATTCAGTGACCATTCGGATCTCGTTGCTCGCAGAATGGGCTTCATCCCTTTACCCTTAGGGGTCGTCATTACGAGAGTTTTAGTACATGCCGTTAAAATTGACGG ATTTGCGGCTATCCTCCTAATATTAATAGCGTATGTATCCCTGATTTCAATACGAGTGCTCGTATCCATCGTGATACTGGGCAAAGCTTGCGACTTGATCTCGCAACACCAGACCGATAAAAGCGACAGCCTCCATACTACgccaaaaaa AGAGCAAAAAGATTTGATTCCTAAGGAAGTTCCTTGCACCTACAACTTTAAGACCCCTGAAAAGGAAGTGCCACCAGTTAAGAAAACAGTTCAGCTGAAGTTTGAAGAACCTGAAGATGTTATT AGCGAGCCCTTGCTGGACACATCGGTGGGTGCGGCGGCCATATTTTCGAACAGCGCGATCGACCTCAACGGCGTCTGTTACCTCAACGACAAAATGACTGCGCAGCCCAAACAGGAGCCCCAGGACTTCCTAGAATCTGATCTG GGTGACTTAAGTCAAAGCGCGCCAGATATCAaagcggcagcggcggcggcggcggcgccggctcCGGCGGACCGGCCAAGCTCGCCAGACGCCGAAGGCCGCATCAAACGCCGCTCCGAGTCCGAACCCAACCTGGCTAAAGTTGACGACTACGAAGAAGCGTCGTAA
- the LOC141436640 gene encoding histone-lysine N-methyltransferase SUV39H2-like isoform X1, with product MASNEGRTAQSNLHQQDLTKLDITKLSALSPEVISRQATINIGTIGHVAHGKSTVVKAISGVQTVRFKNELERNITIKLERLSDSVLRLFRERANERDENVFVEKLRRSRKRNLSVDPEETQNMPLPKKQKKGKVRDEDEDTYIIEDILDFKFEKGKEFFHIKWKGWDDSENTWEPIENLDNCPELLKKFLTEKELEHCTAIDRLKEEISFGDLLSEDNLITRMDEVDETKIYKLKEALILKLLSMINLSEKEEKFATDLVQDARNILQLYVFSRKRCRQLMALRNWEDHLNQVDKSKRLIVENEVDLAGPPENFTYINQSIPGACVTIPDDPPIGCECAACNCRSKSCCGMQAGLFAYTTNKRLRVAPGTPIYECNKACKCSSECSNRVVQGGRNVKLCIYRTSNGCGWGVRAEQKMRQGQFLCQYVGEVITFEEAEKRGREYDANGLTYLFDLDFNSVENPYVVDAAHHGNVSHFINHSCDPNLGVWAVWADCLDPNLPMLALFATRDIEAGEEISFDYLQKSNDEDNSETIKKEVLEEDDLDIPNGAEASTAASPASPIKSRFEMQQQNMNILRNRTECKCGSMKCRKYLF from the exons ATGGCTTCGAATGAAGGACGGACTGCCCAGTCAAACTTGCATCAGCAAGACTTAACCAAACTG GACATCACAAAACTCTCTGCTTTGTCTCCTGAAGTAATATCAAGGCAGGCCACTATCAATATTGGTACTATCGGCCATGTAGCCCATGGAAAGTCAACAGTTGTGAAGGCAATCTCTGGGGTGCAGACTGTCAGATTTAAGAATGAATTGGAAAGAAATATTACCATCAAATTAG AGCGCCTGTCGGACTCAGTTTTGAGATTGTTTCGCGAAAGAGCCAATGAAAGAGATGAAAATGTGTTTGTGGAAAAGTTGAGGAGATCCAGGAAAAGAAACCTGTCAGTGGATCCTGAGGAAACACAGAACATGCCTCTACCCAAGAAACAGAAGAAAGGCAAGGTGAGAGATGAAGATGAAGATACCTACATTATTGAAGATATCCTAGACTTCAAATTCGAAAAAGGCAAAGAATTCTTCCATATAAAATGGAAAGGCTGGGATGACAGTGAAAATACTTGGGAGCCAATTGAAAATTTAGACAACTGTCCTGAACTCTTAAAAAAATTTCTGACTGAAAAGGAACTGGAACATTGTACAGCAATTGATCGATTAAAAGAAGAAATTTCATTTGGAGACTTGCTCAGTgaagataatttaattactcGAATGGATGAAGTAGATGAGACCAAAATTTACAAGCTCAAAGAAGCACTAATACTCAAACTATTGTCAATGATTAATTTAtctgaaaaagaagaaaaatttgCCACAGACCTAGTTCAAGATGCTAGGAATATATTGCAACTTTATGTGTTTAGCAGAAAGAGGTGCAGGCAACTGATGGCTTTAAGAAATTGGGAGGATCATTTGAATCAAGTTGATAAATCCAAAAGACTGATTGTTGAAAATGAAGTTGACTTGGCTGGCCCACCAGAAAACTTCACATACATAAATCAGTCTATACCTGGAGCTTGTGTCACAATTCCTGATGATCCTCCAATAGGGTGTGAGTGTGCTGCATGCAACTGTCGTTCCAAATCATGCTGTGGCATGCAGGCCGGCTTGTTTGCTTACACTACCAACAAAAGGTTAAGAGTGGCACCTGGGACACCCATTTATGAATGCAATAAAGCTTGTAAATGCTCCTCAGAGTGTAGCAACAGAGTGGTCCAGGGAGGCAGAAATGTAAAGTTGTGCATTTATAGGACATCCAATGGCTGTGGGTGGGGGGTCAGAGCAGAGCAAAAAATGAGACAAGGCCAGTTCCTTTGCCAGTATGTAGGGGAAGTTATTACATTTGAAGAAGCTGAGAAACGAGGAAGAGAGTATGATGCAAATGGATTAACATATTTGTTTGATCTTGATTTCAATTCTGTTGAAAACCCATATGTAGTAGATGCAGCACATCATGGTAATGTGTCTCATTTCATTAATCATTCTTGTGACCCAAACCTTGGTGTTTGGGCTGTGTGGGCGGACTGTCTCGACCCAAACCTGCCTATGCTAGCATTGTTTGCTACACGTGATATTGAGGCTGGTGAGGAGATATCTTttgattatttacaaaaatcaaaTGATGAGGACAATAGTGAAACAATTAAGAAAGAAGTATTAGAAGAAGATGACTTGGATATCCCTAATGGGGCGGAAGCTAGTACAGCCGCGTCTCCTGCTTCACCTATTAAATCCAGATTTGAAATGCAACAGCAAAATATGAATATATTACGCAACAGAACAGAATGCAAGTGTGGCAGCATGAAATGCCGAAAatacttgttttaa
- the LOC141436640 gene encoding eukaryotic translation initiation factor 2 subunit 3-like isoform X2 — translation MASNEGRTAQSNLHQQDLTKLDITKLSALSPEVISRQATINIGTIGHVAHGKSTVVKAISGVQTVRFKNELERNITIKLGYANAKIYKCDNPKCPRPTSFISGGSSKDDNFPCLRTNCTGRFQLVRHVSFVDCPGHDILMATMLNGAAVMDAALLLIAGNESCPQPQTSEHLAAIEIMKLKHILILQNKIDLVKEGQAKEQHEQIVKFVQGTVAEGAPIIPISAQLKYNIEVLCEYVTKKIPVPLRDFTSPPRMIVIRSFDVNKPGCEVDDLRGGVAGGSILQGVLTVGMEIEVRPGLVSKDADGKLTCQPIFSRIVSLYTEQNELQYAVPGGLIGVGTKIEPTLCRADRLVGQVLGAVGALPGIFVKLEVSYYLLKRLLGVRTEGDKKAAKVQKLTRNEVLLVNIGSLSTGGRVIATKADLAKITLTNPVCTEIGEKVALSRRVENHWRLIGWGQIQGGETIEPVKPK, via the exons ATGGCTTCGAATGAAGGACGGACTGCCCAGTCAAACTTGCATCAGCAAGACTTAACCAAACTG GACATCACAAAACTCTCTGCTTTGTCTCCTGAAGTAATATCAAGGCAGGCCACTATCAATATTGGTACTATCGGCCATGTAGCCCATGGAAAGTCAACAGTTGTGAAGGCAATCTCTGGGGTGCAGACTGTCAGATTTAAGAATGAATTGGAAAGAAATATTACCATCAAATTAG GTTACGCCAACGCGAAAATCTACAAATGCGACAACCCCAAGTGTCCGCGGCCCACCAGCTTCATATCCGGCGGGTCGTCCAAGGATGACAACTTCCCGTGCCTCCGCACCAACTGCACCGGCCGGTTCCAGTTGGTGCGCCATGTCAGCTTCGTCGACTGTCCTGGGCACGACATCCTCATGGCAACCATGCTCAACGGTGCCGCGGTTATGGACGCCGCGTTGCTGCTCATCGCTG GTAATGAATCCTGCCCTCAACCCCAAACTAGTGAACACTTGGCTGCCATAGAAATTATGAAACTGAAGCACATCCTCATCCTGCAAAACAAAATCGATTTGGTGAAGGAAGGGCAGGCCAAGGAGCAACACGAACAGATCGTCAAGTTCGTCCAGGGAACCGTCGCCGAGGGCGCGCCTATCATACCCATCTCCGCTCAGTTGAAATACAATATTGAG GTATTGTGCGAATATGTCACAAAGAAAATCCCAGTGCCGCTGCGCGACTTCACTTCGCCGCCGCGAATGATCGTCATTCGGTCGTTCGACGTGAACAAGCCCGGCTGCGAGGTCGACGACCTTCGCGGCGGAGTCGCCGGCGGCTCTATCCTCCAAGGCGTGCTCACCGTTGGTATGGAAATCGAG GTGCGGCCGGGGCTCGTGAGCAAAGATGCGGACGGCAAGCTGACGTGCCAGCCGATCTTCTCGCGCATCGTATCTCTGTACACGGAGCAGAACGAGCTGCAGTACGCCGTGCCCGGCGGGCTCATCGGCGTCGGCACCAAGATCGAGCCCACGCTCTGCCGCGCCGACCGCCTCGTCGGACAG GTGCTGGGAGCAGTGGGCGCGTTGCCCGGTATATTCGTGAAGCTCGAAGTATCCTACTATCTGCTCAAGCGCTTGCTCGGCGTGCGCACGGAAGGAGACAAGAAGGCAGCTAAAGTTCAGAAGCTGACCAGAAATGAG GTTCTGCTAGTAAACATCGGATCCCTGAGTACCGGCGGTCGCGTCATCGCAACCAAGGCCGATTTGGCGAAAATCACCCTTACCAACCCAGTTTGCACCGAAATCGGCGAGAAAGTAGCTCTCAGCAGGAGAGTCGAAAACCACTGGCG gtTAATTGGATGGGGTCAAATTCAAGGAGGCGAGACAATTGAACCAGTCAAGCCAAAATAA
- the Cul5 gene encoding cullin 5, which produces MLKDKGQVTFEDKWITMRPTVLKLLKQEPVTQSEWQDLFGAVHAVCLWDDRGPYKLRDALQQDIMMYIKQAQARVLAQREDQALLKAYIAEWGKFFTQCNYLPTPFRQLENTINNMSKMSTSNTSNSQKKNNNNNNEDSLVRKLMLDSWNQSIFVDIKQRLQDSAMKLVQAERNGESFDSQLVIGVRESYVNLCSNSVDKLQIYRDNFEAAYMQATEEFYKLKASEHLSANGVQYYMKYADQRLKEEESRAHRYLEPGSGSVAALTQCCERVLIGEHLPTLLAESAPLIKAGEMDKLQLMFRLLDRVPEGVTPILRDLEAHIVSAGLADMVASADIITTDSEKYVERLLDLFKKFSSLAKDAFMDDPRFLTARDKAYKCVVNDTTVFKLELPSSALLRGTKGTAPESKCPELLANYCDMLLRKTPLSKRLTTEQIESRLKDVLLVLKYIENKDVFMRYHKAHLTRRLILDSSADSEKEEDMVEWLREVGMPADYVNKLARMFQDIKVSEDLNTQFRAETTRHDAINIKILNAGAWARGSERVTVSLPLELEDYIPEVEDFYKKKHSGRKLQWYHHMSNGTITFANSVGRFDLDVTTFQMAVLFAWNQRPMEKISYENLRLATELPDPELRRTLWSLVAFPKLKRQLLCYSQAVQNPKDFTENTTFWVNQEFALIKTGKPQRRGKINLIGRLQLSTERSQLEDNHSIVQLRILRTQEAIIKILKMRKRITNTALQSELVEILKNMFLPSKKMIKEQLEWLIEHKYMRRDDEDINTFIYMA; this is translated from the exons atgttAAAG GATAAAGGGCAAGTCACCTTCGAGGATAAATGGATTACTATGCGTCCTACAGTTTTGAAGCTATTAAAACAGGAACCGGTGACCCAGTCTGAATGGCAAGACCTTTTCGGGGCTGTTCACGCGGTTTGCTTGTGGGATGATAGAGGGCCATACAAGTTAAGAGATGCATTACAACAAGACATAATGATGTACATCAAGCAAGCTCAAGCGCGGGTGCTAGCTCAGAGGGAAGATCAAGCGCTTTTGAAGGCTTACATAGCAGAATGGGGCAAGTTTTTTACGCAGTGCAACTATCTACCCACTCCATTTAGGCAACTGGAGAATACAATCAATAACATGAGTAAAATGTCAACTTCCAACACATCAAattcacagaaaaaaaataacaacaataacaatGAGGACAGCCTTGTGAGAAAGTTGATGCTTGATTCATGGAATCAGAGCATTTTTGTAGACATTAAACAGCGGTTGCAGGATTCTGCAATGAAGCTAGTCCAAGCTGAAAGGAATGGTGAATCTTTTGACTCGCAGCTAGTTATAGGAGTAAGAGAATCTTATG TTAACTTGTGCTCAAATTCTGTTGACAAACTACAAATATATAGAGACAACTTTGAAGCTGCCTACATGCAGGCAACTGAAGAGTTTTATAAGTTGAAAGCAAGTGAGCATTTATCAGCAAATGGGGTGCAATATTACATGAAATATGCTGACCAGAGACTGAAAGAGGAAGAATCTCGGGCTCACAGGTACTTAGAGCCAGGCAGCGGCAGTGTTGCTGCTCTCACACAATGCTGTGAGAGAGTACTGATAGGAGAACACCTGCCCACTCTGTTAGCAGAGAGTGCTCCTCTCATCAAAGCTGGGGAAATGGATAAACTACAGCTCATGTTCCGCCTCCTTGACAGAGTGCCAGAAGGTGTGACACCAATACTGAGAGATCTGGAAGCACACATTGTTTCTGCTGGTTTGGCTGATATGGTTGCCTCTGCTGATATTATAACCACCGATTCAGAGAAATATGTAGAGCGattattagatttatttaagAAATTCAGTTCCTTAGCAAAGGATGCTTTTATGGATGATCCAAGGTTCTTAACTGCCAGGGATAAGGCATATAAATGTGTTGTAAATGATACTACAGTTTTTAAATTGGAACTACCATCTTCTGCTCTTCTCCGTGGAACAAAGGGGACTGCTCCAGAGAGCAAGTGTCCTGAACTGCTTGCTAATTATTGTGACATGTTGTTAAGAAAAACTCCATTAAGTAAACGCTTAACTACTGAGCAAATAGAGTCTAGGCTCAAAGATGTTTTGTTAGTGTTGAAATACATTGAAAATAAGGATGTCTTCATGCGGTATCATAAAGCTCATTTAACTAGAAGATTAATATTAGATTCTAGTGCTGATTCTGAAAAGGAGGAGGATATGGTGGAGTGGCTGAGAGAGGTTGGCATGCCTGCCGACTATGTCAATAAACTGGCGCGCATGTTCCAAGACATCAAGGTTAGTGAAGACCTCAATACACAATTCAGAGCAGAAACTACGCGTCATGATGCTATCaacattaaaatacttaatGCAGGCGCTTGGGCTCGCGGGTCCGAGCGAGTCACGGTTAGCCTTCCCTTAGAACTGGAGGATTACATACCAGAAGTGGAAGacttttataagaaaaaacatTCCGGCCGCAAACTGCAGTGGTACCACCATATGAGCAATGGAACTATAACATTTGCAAATTCCGTCGGTAGATTCGACCTTGACGTAACTACTTTCCAAATGGCTGTCTTGTTCGCATGGAATCAAAGGCCGATGGAAAAAATCAGTTACGAAAATTTACGTCTTGCCACTGAGCTTCCTGATCCAGAGCTGAGGAGAACTCTATGGTCTTTAGTGGCTTTCCCGAAACTAAAACGGCAGTTGTTGTGTTATAGCCAAGCAGTACAAAATCCGAAAGATTTTACAGAGAATACAACATTTTGGGTTAATCAGGAATTTGCTCTCATTAAAACTGGGAAACCACAGAGGCGCGGTAAAATCAATTTGATCGGCCGTCTGCAACTAAGTACTGAACGATCTCAGTTGGAAGATAACCACTCTATTGTACAGCTACGTATCCTGAGAACGCAAGAAGCTATAATCAAGATTTTGAAAATGAGGAAACGTATCACTAACACTGCCCTCCAG AGTGAACTGGTCGAAATAttgaaaaacatgtttttgccgtcaaaaaaaatgataaaggaGCAATTAGAATGGCTCATCGAACACAAATACATGCGACGAGACGACGAAGATATCAACACTTTTATATATATGGCCTAA
- the PSMG1 gene encoding proteasome assembly chaperone 1: protein MSTFGEIVEPVSRNLWEDWDDSRHDLVKLKWIKKIEVPQEVECITIFEGKYMSDYIKSQSHNLELLNSVSEIAMQLYKVNTFNRYICTIRDYNVVQSSKIIELLKDYLLISKEVIAVQTKPLPEYHTMTPAQDCIIRTVATTKLSSKPEFIYPKLEQPNIISGVSAGVICWREHINLSGTAIVCYIEHPGDYQINKIQELFEKFNLSQNVNSQPSGALNSNLYI from the exons ATGAGCACATTTGGAGAAATAGTAGAACCCGTTAGTCGTAATCTTTGGGAAGACTGGGATGATTCCAGACATGATCTTGTGAA ATTAAAATGGATAAAGAAGATTGAAGTCCCACAGGAAGTGGAAtgtattacaatatttgaagggAAATATATGTCGGACTATATTAAAAGCCAAAGCCATAATCTTGAACTTTTGAACTCGGTTTCTGAGATTGCTATGCAATTGTATAAAGTAAACACTTTTAACAGATACATTTGCACTATAAGAGACTACAATGTAGTTCAGAGCAGCAAAATAATTGAGTTGCTAAAAGACTACCTACTTATTAGCAAGGAAGTGATAGCTGTACAAACTAAACCGTTACCTGAATACCATACCATGACGCCGGCTCAAGACTGCATAATCAGAACAGTTGCTACAACTAAGCTGTCATCAAAACCAGAATTTATATATCCTAAGTTAGAACAGCCAAACATCATATCTGGAGTATCAGCAGgag TAATTTGTTGGAGAGAACATATCAACCTGAGTGGCACTGCAATAGTGTGTTACATTGAGCATCCTGGAGACTACCAGATAAACAAGATTCAAgaactttttgagaaatttaACCTATCCCAAAATGTTAATTCACAACCCAGTGGCGCATTAAATTCCAATTTATACATTtag